The DNA region CTTCCTGCCGCACTCCTACCTGGACAGTGTCCCTTCTCCTTAAGTTCAGCTGGGTCCTCAGATGTCTGACTTTTATGGCTGATGGGAGAGGGTGGGGCAGAATACTAGCAGGAGTTTGAGGCGTGGGGATCGAGATTCTGGAATATAAGGACAAGACTAGAGCTATTTACTCCTCCTACCACGTGCCAGCACTGGACACGCTTTGTCTCTCATCCTCACCACCACCCTACCAGGTCACTATTCCCATTTTCCAGGTGAAGAAATAGGGTGCAGAGAAGTTCATTGTCTGCCCAGAGTATCCCAGGATGCAGAGAGGGGAACTGGTCTGTGCTCCATGAAGCCCGTGAGTTACTAGCTGAGGGGCTATCAGGCTTGTCCATGTGAAGACACTCATGTGAACCAGAGGCCTCTGCCCGGGGAATGGAGGCCTGGCCTCTGAGGTTCAAGGGGCAGGCAGCTGGAAGTGGACTCCACGTCGGGAGGGGCTATATCCAGGGCCAGGGATGAACCACAGTCTCTGCCGGCCACCTGGGAAGGAGCCTGAAGTCTCTCTTCTGGGTTAGGGGCTGGAGGAACAAGTCCCATCTTTGCTGGGTATATGCTTCTGTCTCACCCGTCCACAGTGGGCCCCAAAGGCTGAAGACCGACCCTCCTTCCCGCCCGCTCTCGGGAAGCCGCCACACCAGGCTCTCCCAGCCTCCAGGAGGATCAGCTGGGGTGCAGAACTGGCGGCTGTGCCCCCCAAGGTGGGTCCTTGCCGGACTCCCTCCGCTTCCACCAAGATGCACAATATGACTTCGAGTGTGcaggctcccccctccccaccccaaacttTCCGGGACCCGCGAGACTGTCACATGCCCCACTGTGCGGGGGCAAACACGGGGTGTCTGGCCGCTCTATACATCTACCAACTCCACGTAGGAAGGGAGATGCAAAAAGGATACTCCCACTTTGTATCCCAAGGCGCCACTCTTCCAGCATCTCTACAACTTAAGTCAAAGTTGGGCAGGGCAGGCTGACTTCAACGGAGAAAAAGCAGGCGCGGAAGGGACGAGACGCGCGGCCTGGCTGGAGAGGCCGCCGAGGCAAGCGCCGAGCGGCCCTTTTGTCCTGTAGAGGGAGCTCCAGCCCCAAATTTCCCGGCTCCCTCCCCCGGCCCGCCCACCCCTGTCCGGCCTGGAGCCGGACTCCGGGTTGGACCCTTGCATCGGCCCGAACCGCAGCTCCCCCGCCTTCCCTGCGCAGGGACCTCAGAAAGCTGCCCTTCCTGGGCACTTGGGGAGAACTCACTGGGGTGCCAAGACGCACAGATGCCGCGCGGAACCGACCCCTCAACTCATAATGCGGGCTGGGCAGTGTCAACAAGGGGAAAGGATGTGCACCCCTGGATTTCCTGCTCCTCCATACACCCCCACTCACTGCCACCCCACATCTATATATCTATAAGGAGGTTCTGGGGGTCCGTGTGGTTGGAAGGGGATCTGAAACGGAGCTTGCACAGTCCCTTATACAAGACTGAGAAAGCCTCAGTTGTGTCTATGGAAGGATGGGGGGCAGGCTTCCAGATCCTTCTTGTGAGTCCTTCTGCTGTGTCATCAGACAAGGCCCCAAGGCCCCGCGGTTGCTTCCGTGGAACTGCGAGCTGGGCCCAGTTTCCCGGCTCCTTGAGGGGAATCTTGCCCCGTTTCCCACCTGTCTCCTCTGCCCTTTCTCTCCAGCGCCCGGGGTGCTTCTCCAACCGCCTCTTCTCCAGCGGCGCCCCCAGCCCGGCCGCTTCGGCCTCTCCTCCGCTTCTGCTGTCCCTGACTCGCCTCGCCTTCTTTTCTGCTGATTCCGGCGACTCTTCAGACATGGGCGTGGGGTGGAgagtaaaacaaaacagaacaaaacgcACCAGGCAGACCCCTCTCGGGGCAGACAGGCGGTGTATAGTCAAAGTGGCAACAGCTCATTTATTTAGCCAAAAATAGATACTTTCTTGTACAATTTGGTTCAcacatatgtacatttttttctgtatatacaaaaaaaaaaaaaaaaaagtcagacgcGCTTATTCTCACTGAAACTCCACCCCCCAAAACCAACCGAACAAACAAACCTCACAAACTCAGCTAATGTGGGGAACAGAAGCCACTGGGGGGTAGACTGAGAGGGGGGgatttgttttattcctttttttttctttagttttctttttaggtATTCATACACCGACATGCTTACAAGTCATAACTATACAgagcgatttttttttttacaattattacaacgatttaaaaatttctttaaaaaaaaactaggatgAGGAGAGAGCCGATAAGACCAGAGCGGCATCCAGGTGGTTCTGGGGCCTGCAAGAGAGAGGCGATGGTAGTAAAGAAAGAGATTTTTAGGGGGGACCGACGCACCCTAGGACTGGGAGACCCAACCCAGGGTGGAGGCCGGGGGGCAATGAGGGACGCAGATCTCACTGTGAAATGAGGTCCAGCTGTGGACGCTGGTCTTTCAGTTTAACTATAAGGTTGGGCGGGAGGCGTCAGGACCCGAGGTCTGAGGCTGGTAGGAGGTGGGCTTCACTGGAGCCCCGGTGTCTGGACTGGGACTGTCGGAGAGCCGTCTCAGAGCCCGCGGGGACGAAGGAGGAGTGTGTTTCGGCCCCTTGTAAAAGCGCTTCCTAGCTGTGTTCccccggggcggggaggggtggagggaccTGAAACCTAGTTTCCTCCGCATTCCTTCCTTCCCCGGCCTGCCAATCCCAACACCCCCTCCCCAGTTCGGGGGTCTCTTACCGCCTGGGCACCGGCTGGAAAGCTGTCTTGAGTAACTTTTTCTCCACTTCCAAGGCACTACAGCGATCTACGGGAAGCGGGAGAAAAAGGAGGGCCTTTAGAGCGCTCGGCGTTCCGGGCCTCGGGAGGCGGGCGCGGCGTGGTAAGCGCCCTGCGCCCGCGAGGGACCTGCCCGGGCGCGACCCCCAGACTCACCCCCTCCCTCCGAATCCTGCGCGCCGCAGTCACCTGTTCCACCCTCGGGCTCCGCCGGCCGAGCGAAGGCAGCGGCGGCGGCCGGGTGGCCCGCGGCTCCGGGAAGTCCCAGCAGGTGTGGCGGGCCCGAGCCCAGCAGGGACAGCGGGTGCGGACGTGGGCCAGGCGGCGGGCCTGGGAACGGCCGGTTGGTCCAAGCGGGGAACTTGCCCAGCGGCGCCGAGACGAGTCTGTgagccgcggcggcggcggcggccggagaGAGCTGCAGGGCCGAGGGCGCGACCGCTGCCCCCGGGGGAGAGACCCCCGCGCCCTGAGGCGAGCGGCGTGGGTTGTCCGGGCTTGTGGCCGTCTCGGCCAGGGACCAGATCTTGGGTTTCTGCAGGGCCGAGGCGGGCGCCGGTGCAGGAGCGCAGGGGTCCAGGCCCGTTGGGGGCGAGGGCGGAGATGGCGGGGCCGTGGCCACGGGCGGTGGCACTGGGGCCAGACTCAGGACGGGCAGCGGACGCTCCTCCAAGCCCTCGGAGCTGTCGTCCGAGTCGCTATTCTTGGAGTCTGAGATGGGTTCCAGGCCGAGGTCGCCGTCCCTGTGCGACGCCCCGGTCAGGGCCAGCTCGGGCCCCGCGGCCGCGCCGTCTAAGTTCTCCAAATCGATCTCCTCGTCCTCCTCGTCGTCCGCCAGGCCCTCGCCCCCGgggtcctcctcctcccccccgagctcctcctcctccagctccagtTCGCGTTTGCCGTCGtcttcatcctcctcctcatcttcctcctcgCGCTCGCTCCCGTAAGCGTTGCCCTCCTCGTCGGTGCGGCTACGGGGCGCCCAGGTCATCTTGTTCTCCTTCTTGAGGCGCCGGCGCGCGTTGGCGAACCAGGTGGACACCTGGGTGAGGGTCATCTTGGTGATGATGGCCAGCATGATCTTCTCGCCCTTGGTGGGGTAGGGGTTCTTGCGGTGCTCGTTGAGCCAGGCCTTGAGCGTGCTAGTGCTTTCTCGGGTGGCGTTCTTGGGACGGGATGGGTCCCCGAACTGATACTGGCCATACGGGTAGAAGGCGGGGTGCGGGTGCGGAAACGCGGTGGCCGCGGCCGTATGCTGCACCCCGGGACTGTCCTTCAGCTCATACTGCGTGCCCTGTACGCACATGGAGAAGGAAGGGACACGCGCGGAGGGAGCGTGGATGAGCCCCGGCCGTCGCCGCCTCCACCCTCCCGGCCCAGGCCACGCTAGTCTACTCTGAGCGCGCACACCTCGTCCGGCGCCCCAGCTCTAACCTCCCTTCCGCGGCTCCCAGGGCACTTACCAGCTGGGGGAAGATGGGCAGCTCGGCGGCGTAGGGCAGGAAGGCGCCGTAGCCTTGGGCGGCTGCGGCTGCGGCTGCCGCCGCGGCGTAGGGCGCCCCGTACACGGACGAGAGCACGTTGGACAGGGACCCTGAGGCAGCCAGCTCCGAGGCGCCGGCTCCCGGGCCGCCCCGGGCCCCAGCGCTGCCACCGCCGGCGGCGGCCCCCGGGCGCTCGGGTGGGTAGAGCGGGCGGATGTACTGGTATCCGAGCTGGGGGAAGGACATGGTGGCCCGCGGGGCACGGACGGAGAGGGGGCCCGGCCCCCCGGGGCCGCCCAGCTCAGCGCCGCCCGCGGGCTCCGGGGCGCATCGGGGGCTGGGCCCGGCTGCGGCCGCGCTGCCTTCCGCGCTGCGCTGCGCTGCGCTCCGCGTTCGCCTATTGATCTGCtccggggcggcggcggcggcggcggcggcgaggagCCAGGTCAGGTCCGAACAGATTGGCGGAGATTCCCGGGGCTCCGGAATCTGATTGACATTTCTACGGGCCGGCAAGCCCCTCCTCTCTGCGCCGCGCTCCCTCCTCTCGGCCGCCGGAGCTGCCTCTGCCCGCGCCTGGCTCCTCGCTGCCCTCCTCTCCCCGAGCAGTGTCGCGCCTCGCTTCCTTCGCCCTCCTCTAGTTTTCACTCCCCCTCCTcgcccttcctctctcctcccctttctgcGCTCCTCTTCCCCCCAGGATCGCTTCCGCTCCTTCGGGCTCTTTCACGCTCCTGGACTACGGAACTCTTCTTTCTCgtctttccctttctcactgttcctttctctctcccttctgttCCCGtcactctttctttttaaaatctattttctctgTACACACACCACACTCCCCACACTCCCATCCCCCGGCCTCTGAGCCCTGGGCTGAGGCGGCCTAAACTTGTGGACACTCGGGGTGCCGTgcgcggggggtggggtgggggggagggtgtgtgtgtgtccatatcTGTGTCGGTGTGTCCATCCCCGCCCTCACCCCCTCCCTCGCCCTTCCCCAAATCTCGGGTCTGACGTCGCGCCCTCTTATTCGACTTTTCCTAGCGTCTCCTTCGCGAGTCGCCAATCGCCTGGGCGCCCTGCAGGCGAGGCCGCCCATCCCGCAGAGAaggcgcgcggggcggggcgggggcgggagccCCGGCACAGCGAGTCCCTTCCCGCCCCCTCTGGCCCGCGGCGGAAGGGGGCGCGGGAGGCGCGGGGACCGGGGTTAGCACTGGGTCAGCTCACCCCTCTCGCTTCCCGCCTCTCGGtacctctccccctgccccagcgCGTGGGATCTGGGTCGGGACCAGACAGAGCCTGGTCCGGGGTAGGCGCTGAGACTTTACTCTGCCCCGGCCCGCTTTCCAGATCGCACCTCTAGACTCTGGGCCACTCTCAGCGGCTTAGGGAGGGATTGGAAGAGGCGTGAGGGAAGTGGGGGCGTGTGCTCTAAGGGAGTCTTCAAGGACCATCTCACTGCcctgggcggggcggggaggcgaGGTCGCCCCCTTCCCAGAGGACCAAATCCTGCAATTAACCGCGTTCACGCCGCGCCGATGTCAGGGTGCAGAATCCTTTCTTAGAAATggcgtgtgtgttgggggggggcggtgctgcAGAGTGGACGCCCCGGGCATCCTGGGGAGCGATGTAAGGGAAACGGAGCCCGCCGGAGCCCCAAGCCGgcatgggatgggggaggagcagggagccGGGTGGCGGAGGCTCCAGGAACTTTCAGGGAGCGCTTGGAGAAGTTAATATACTGGAATTTTCGGTCCGTAGAGATTCTTCgtttccctcccccttctcctgctcccgGGGTCTCCGCGCCAACCTGTTTTCTTTCGGCAGAGATCCTCCCATCcgcgggggtggggatgggaggcaAGATTTTTAGTTTCACAGTGGGGTATTTCCTAAACCAAAACTGAAATCCCAGAATCCGGGCGCCCACCTTCACAGGTTAGGGCGTGCAGCCGAGAGCAGGATTGAAATTCCCGGTATTGCGGCGACTCCGGGCTAAACGCTTTAGGCCGCTGCAGCGACCTACGCAAAGGCCAGGCCGGCAGCAGGAGCGCTCCGGGGACAACCCCCAGGCGGTGCCAGTCTTGGAGTTGCCGGTCCCGGCTCGGAGGCAGAAAGTGGCTTCCTTACTCTAATTGATAGAAGCTAATCCAAATTCTAGCAGAGCGGAGGGATCGGAGAATCTTGGCCCCAGCAGTCTCTGGTCTCAGCAGCTCCAGGGAGCCCCGCTGGGAGTCCCTTGGAAACCCAGTTTTGACCTCGCCCCTATTCCCCGCCTCTTTTTACCAGTCTTCGTGCAGGTCGGCGCCTCGAGTGGGCATGAAAGTCGAGAAAATTGGGTTGAGGGGGGGGCGGGATACAAGGGAAAGTTTTGGGGCAGCTAGGTTTGGGGTTCGATTGCGGAAAGTAACATGCGGCCTTCTCAAACTGGGTCAGACTGCTTCCCTAACCTCCTACTCACCTGCTTCTGCCTGATGCCAGGTGTTGGCCTTAGCTGAAATCTCCCCAGAAGAGGAGGTATCAGAGGAAGCTTTGAAATGTTTCCCCGGCGCCTGATTTCGTTTTCAGTTAAAACGCTCAGCCGAGTGGCATAGGGAATCACGGGCTCACCGACTCAAGAAAAATCTCAGGGTTACAAAATTGAGGGTAACGTTATTGCCGGGAGTGTTCCCTAAGCGGAGCCTCGACGGCCCTACAAATCTATAGAGTTTGCACAAGACCCGCCCCGGGGAGAGCCAAGAGCGAGACGCCGAAGTGGAGAAACTGGGGCTGCGCTGGGCCCTTGTTTAACGCGCAGCTCTTCGAGAAAACAGAGAACAATGAGTCCAGAAGATGCTTCCTCCGCCCGCATTGACTCGCTATCGACCTGGCTGCGTTGGACTGCGAGAGGCGGGAAAGAGGCCAGGCAAGGGG from Cervus elaphus chromosome 4, mCerEla1.1, whole genome shotgun sequence includes:
- the IRX3 gene encoding iroquois-class homeodomain protein IRX-3 isoform X4; translated protein: MSFPQLGYQYIRPLYPPERPGAAAGGGSAGARGGPGAGASELAASGSLSNVLSSVYGAPYAAAAAAAAAAQGYGAFLPYAAELPIFPQLGTQYELKDSPGVQHTAAATAFPHPHPAFYPYGQYQFGDPSRPKNATRESTSTLKAWLNEHRKNPYPTKGEKIMLAIITKMTLTQVSTWFANARRRLKKENKMTWAPRSRTDEEGNAYGSEREEEDEEEDEDDGKRELELEEEELGGEEEDPGGEGLADDEEDEEIDLENLDGAAAGPELALTGASHRDGDLGLEPISDSKNSDSDDSSEGLEERPLPVLSLAPVPPPVATAPPSPPSPPTGLDPCAPAPAPASALQKPKIWSLAETATSPDNPRRSPQGAGVSPPGAAVAPSALQLSPAAAAAAAHRLVSAPLGKFPAWTNRPFPGPPPGPRPHPLSLLGSGPPHLLGLPGAAGHPAAAAAFARPAEPEGGTDRCSALEVEKKLLKTAFQPVPRRPQNHLDAALVLSALSSS
- the IRX3 gene encoding iroquois-class homeodomain protein IRX-3 isoform X3 — encoded protein: MSFPQLGYQYIRPLYPPERPGAAAGGGSAGARGGPGAGASELAASGSLSNVLSSVYGAPYAAAAAAAAAAQGYGAFLPYAAELPIFPQLGTQYELKDSPGVQHTAAATAFPHPHPAFYPYGQYQFGDPSRPKNATRESTSTLKAWLNEHRKNPYPTKGEKIMLAIITKMTLTQVSTWFANARRRLKKENKMTWAPRSRTDEEGNAYGSEREEEDEEEDEDDGKRELELEEEELGGEEEDPGGEGLADDEEDEEIDLENLDGAAAGPELALTGASHRDGDLGLEPISDSKNSDSDDSSEGLEERPLPVLSLAPVPPPVATAPPSPPSPPTGLDPCAPAPAPASALQKPKIWSLAETATSPDNPRRSPQGAGVSPPGAAVAPSALQLSPAAAAAAAHRLVSAPLGKFPAWTNRPFPGPPPGPRPHPLSLLGSGPPHLLGLPGAAGHPAAAAAFARPAEPEGGTGDCGAQDSEGGDRCSALEVEKKLLKTAFQPVPRRPQNHLDAALVLSALSSS
- the IRX3 gene encoding iroquois-class homeodomain protein IRX-3 isoform X1; the protein is MSFPQLGYQYIRPLYPPERPGAAAGGGSAGARGGPGAGASELAASGSLSNVLSSVYGAPYAAAAAAAAAAQGYGAFLPYAAELPIFPQLGTQYELKDSPGVQHTAAATAFPHPHPAFYPYGQYQFGDPSRPKNATRESTSTLKAWLNEHRKNPYPTKGEKIMLAIITKMTLTQVSTWFANARRRLKKENKMTWAPRSRTDEEGNAYGSEREEEDEEEDEDDGKRELELEEEELGGEEEDPGGEGLADDEEDEEIDLENLDGAAAGPELALTGASHRDGDLGLEPISDSKNSDSDDSSEGLEERPLPVLSLAPVPPPVATAPPSPPSPPTGLDPCAPAPAPASALQKPKIWSLAETATSPDNPRRSPQGAGVSPPGAAVAPSALQLSPAAAAAAAHRLVSAPLGKFPAWTNRPFPGPPPGPRPHPLSLLGSGPPHLLGLPGAAGHPAAAAAFARPAEPEGGTGDCGAQDSEGGDRCSALEVEKKLLKTAFQPVPRRPSPDTGAPVKPTSYQPQTSGPDASRPTL
- the IRX3 gene encoding iroquois-class homeodomain protein IRX-3 isoform X2 — translated: MSFPQLGYQYIRPLYPPERPGAAAGGGSAGARGGPGAGASELAASGSLSNVLSSVYGAPYAAAAAAAAAAQGYGAFLPYAAELPIFPQLGTQYELKDSPGVQHTAAATAFPHPHPAFYPYGQYQFGDPSRPKNATRESTSTLKAWLNEHRKNPYPTKGEKIMLAIITKMTLTQVSTWFANARRRLKKENKMTWAPRSRTDEEGNAYGSEREEEDEEEDEDDGKRELELEEEELGGEEEDPGGEGLADDEEDEEIDLENLDGAAAGPELALTGASHRDGDLGLEPISDSKNSDSDDSSEGLEERPLPVLSLAPVPPPVATAPPSPPSPPTGLDPCAPAPAPASALQKPKIWSLAETATSPDNPRRSPQGAGVSPPGAAVAPSALQLSPAAAAAAAHRLVSAPLGKFPAWTNRPFPGPPPGPRPHPLSLLGSGPPHLLGLPGAAGHPAAAAAFARPAEPEGGTDRCSALEVEKKLLKTAFQPVPRRPSPDTGAPVKPTSYQPQTSGPDASRPTL